The genomic window CCCCCATCACCGCGGACTACCGCGCGGGCATCGGCTACATGCCCGAGGAGCGGGGGCTCTACCCCAAGATGACCGTGCTCGACCAGCTGGTCTACCTGGGCCGGCTGCACAGCATGACCGGTGCGGACGCGAAGGCCCGGGCCATGGCGCTGCTCGAGCGCCTGGGGCTCGGCGACCGCGCGGGCAGCCGGCTCGAGGAGCTGTCCCTGGGCAACCAGCAGCGGGCCCAGATCGCCGCCGCCCTGGTGCACGATCCCGTGGCGCTCGTGCTGGACGAGCCCTTCTCCGGGCTGGACCCCCACGCCGTGGAGACCACGGTGCAGGTGCTGCGGGAGACCGCGGACACCGGGGTCCCCGTCCTGTTCTCCTCCCACCAGCTCGACGTCGTGGAGCGGCTGTGCGACGAGCTCGTCATCCTCGCGGACGGGCGGGTGCGCGCCGCGGGCTCGCGCTCCGAGCTGCTGGCCGCGCACGCGCAGCCCGAGTGGGAGCTCGACGCCGCCGCGGACACCGGCTGGGTGCGCGAGGCACCCGGCGTGGAGGTGCTCTCCTTCGACGGCGGGCGCGTGCACTTCCTGGCCGACTCCGACGCCGCCGCCCACGCCGTCCTCGCCGACGCCGTGGCCCGGGGCACCGTCCACCGCTTCGGACCCGTCACCCGCACCCTGCACGA from Kocuria rhizophila DC2201 includes these protein-coding regions:
- a CDS encoding ABC transporter ATP-binding protein, giving the protein MITVNGVNKSFGSAHVLTDVTFEIRPGLMTGFVGGNGAGKTTTMRILLGVLRPDAGVIEVDGSPITADYRAGIGYMPEERGLYPKMTVLDQLVYLGRLHSMTGADAKARAMALLERLGLGDRAGSRLEELSLGNQQRAQIAAALVHDPVALVLDEPFSGLDPHAVETTVQVLRETADTGVPVLFSSHQLDVVERLCDELVILADGRVRAAGSRSELLAAHAQPEWELDAAADTGWVREAPGVEVLSFDGGRVHFLADSDAAAHAVLADAVARGTVHRFGPVTRTLHEIFTEVTR